The Triticum aestivum cultivar Chinese Spring chromosome 3A, IWGSC CS RefSeq v2.1, whole genome shotgun sequence genome includes a region encoding these proteins:
- the LOC123059182 gene encoding probable esterase PIR7A, with protein sequence MLRAAGYRVTALDMAASGAHPARMDEVASFEDYTRPLLEAVAAAPAGERLVLVGHSLGGLNLALAMERFPRKVAAAVFLAACMACTGRHMGVTIEEFSRRTTSDFFMDSKSMILDTDQGPRPAVALGPKLLAAKLYDQSSVEDLTLAKLLVRPGCQFVDDPVMRDEALLTDANYGSVKKVYVALKDDASTSEEMQRWMVELSPGTEAEELAGADHMAMCSKPRELCDLLLRIANKYD encoded by the exons ATGCTACGCGCCGCGGGGTACCGCGTCACCGCGCTCGACATGGCCGCGTCCGGCGCGCACCCAGCCCGCATGGACGAGGTGGCGTCCTTCGAGGACTACACGCGGCCGTTGCTCGAAGCCGTGGCCGCGGCACCGGCTGGCGAGAGGCTGGTCCTGGTCGGGCACAGCCTCGGCGGGCTCAACCTCGCGCTCGCCATGGAGAGATTCCCGCGCAAGGTCGCCGCGGCCGTGTTCCTCGCCGCGTGCATGGCCTGCACCGGCAGGCACATGGGCGTCACCATCGAGGAG TTCTCCAGAAGAACCACATCCGATTTTTTCATGGACAGCAAGAGCATGATTCTGGACACAGATCAAGGCCCTCGGCCTGCAGTCGCGCTTGGCCCCAAATTGTTGGCAGCGAAATTGTACGATCAAAGCTCAGTCGAG GACCTGACGCTGGCTAAGTTGCTGGTGAGACCGGGCTGCCAGTTCGTGGACGACCCGGTGATGAGGGACGAGGCTCTGCTCACCGACGCAAACTACGGGTCGGTGAAGAAGGTGTACGTGGCACTCAAGGACGATGCTTCCACCTCCGAGGAGATGCAGCGCTGGATGGTCGAACTGAGCCctggcacagaagccgaggagctcgccggagccgaccACATGGCTATGTGCTCCAAGCCCAGGGAACTCTGTGATCTTCTGCTCAGGATCGCCAACAAGTACGACTGA